CTCCGCGTCCCGGTCGCGCAGGGCCGCGAGGATCGCCCGGTGCTCCCGCAGGGTGCCGGCGACGGCGTCCTCCTGGGTCAGCCCCCGCCAGATCCGGGCCCGGGTGGTGGGCCCGGACAGCCCGTCAAGCAGCGAGCAGAGAACCGAGTTGCCCGCGCTCTGCACGATGCCGCGGTGGAACTCCAGGTCGCCCGCGACGAGTTCCTCCACCGAGGGCTCGGTGCCGAGTTTGTCCAACTGGGCGTCCAGGGCGTCCAGTTGCTGCTCGCTGATACGCAGGGCGGCCATCGCCGTCGCGGCCGGCTCCAGTATCCGGCGCACCGCCAGGAACTCGAGGACTGTGTCGTCGCGGTGGAAGTCGACGACGAAACTCAGCGCCTCCAGCAGCAGCTGCGGGTCGAGGCTGGTGACGTAGGTGCCGTCGCCCTGCCGCACGTCCAGGATGCGGATCAGCGACAGCGCGCGCACCGCCTCCCGCAGGGAGTTGCGGGACAGCCCGAGGTCGGCGGCCAGCTCGCTCTCCTTGGGGAGCCGGTCGCCGGGGCGCAGCGCACCCGAGACGATCATGCCCTTGATCTTCTCGATCGCCTCGTCGGTGACTGCCATGACCGGCCTCGCTCTCGTCCGTCGTCCAGACATCGGATGTCTCGTCGCCATTATGAGGCCAGACCGGGGGACTGCCGTCACACCTGCGAAAGGGGCGGCTCCATAGGGGTGGAGCCGCCCCTTCCCGGTCCGGCCCCGGTACGGAGAGGGCCGTCCCCCGACGCCGGCCCCGGTCAGGGCGGCGGGCCGGCGGAGGGTCGGTGTGCCGTCGGGCAGGTCACTTCTTGTCGAGCAGATCCTGCACCCCGGCGCGCACGTCGTCCGTGGCGAGACCGCGGATCGTCAGCGTCGTACGGCGGCGCAGCACGTCGTCCGCCGTCTCGGCCCACTCGTTGTCGCGGGCGTAGACGACCTGCGCCCAGATCTCGGGGGCGTCCGGGTGGACGCGCGCGCCCAGCTCGGGGTTGTCGTTGGCCAGCCGCGCGATGTCGAAGGCCAGCGAGCCGTAGTGGGTGGCCAGGTGCTTGGCCGTGTCGGCGGCCATGCGCGGGCCGGGCGCCGGGTTGTCGACCAGCAGCCGGTGGGCGACGGCACGCGGGTTGGCGACGCCGGGCAGCGGCATCTTCTTCGGCAGCGAGGAGATCGGTTCGAAGTCGTCGCCCAGCGGGTGGCCCGGCAGCGCCTCCAGCTTCTGCATGACCGTACGGCCGATGTGCCGGAACGTCGTCCACTTGCCGCCGGCGACGGACAGCATGCCGCCCCTGCCCTCGGTGACGACGGTCTCGCGCTTGGCCTTCGCGGTGTCGCCGGGGCCGCCCGGCAGCACCCGCAGACCGGCGAAGGCGTACGTGATCAGATCACGGTCGAGCTGCTGGTCGCGGACGGAGAACGCGGCCTCGTCGAGTATCTGGGCGGTGTCCTTCTCGGTGACCGCCACATCCGCCGGGTCGCCCTCGAACTCCTCGTCGGTGGTGCCGAGCAGCAGCATGTCCTCCCAGGGGAGGGCGAAGGTGATGCGGTACTTGTCGATGGGCGTGGCGAGCGCGGCCCGCCAGGGCGCGGTGCGCTTCAGCACCAGGTGCGCCCCCTTGGACAGACGGATGGACGGCGCCGCGTTCGGGTCCTCCATCTTGCGCAGGTGGTCGACCCACGGCCCGGTCGCGTTCAGCACCAGCCGGGCGTTGACGCCGAACTCGTCGCCGGAGAGCCGGTCGCGCAGGTCCGCGCCGGTGACCCGGCCCTTGGTGAAGCGCAGGCCGGACACTTCGGCGTGGTTGAGGACGACCGCGCCCGCCTCGACGGCCGCGCGGACCGTCATCAGCGCCATCCGCGCGTCGTTCATCTGGTCGTCGCCGTACACGGCCACGGCCTTGAGGTTGTCGGTGCGCAGCTCGGGCACGTCCTGCGCGGCCTTGGCCGGGGACAGGAGATGACCGACGCCGTCGCCGAACGCCGACAGCGCGGAGTAGGCGAAGACGCCCGCTCCGAGCTTCGCCGCGCCGTGCGGCCCGCCCTTGTACACGGGGAGGTAGAACGTGAGCGGGTTCGCCAGGTGGGGGGCCACCTGGCGGGAGACCGCACGGCGCTCGAAGTGGTTCTCCGCCACGAGCTTCACCGCGCCGGTCTGCAGGTAGCGCAGACCGCCGTGGAGCAGCTTGGAGGAGGCGGAGGAGGTGGCGCCGGCGAAGTCGCCGGCGTCGACCAGGGCCACCCTGAGGCCGGACTGCGCGGCGTGCCAGGCGGTGGAGATGCCCAGGATGCCGCCGCCGATGACGAGGAGGTCGTACGACGCCTTGGAGAGCTGCTCCCGGGTCTCGGCGCGGCTCGGGTTGGAGCCGGACGCCGGGCGCGTCCCCAGGGCAGGCACGGACTGCAGGGTGGACTGACTGGTCATGTGGGGTTCTTACTCCTCGTCCTCGAGCCAGCCCATGGTCCGCTCGACGGCCTTGAGCCAGCTCTTGTACTCACGGTCGCGGGTCTCCGCGTCCATGCGGGGGGTCCACTCGGCGGCCCGTCGCCAGTTGGCGCGCAGGTCGTCGGTGTTGGTCCAGAAGCCGACGGCGAGGCCGGCGGCGTAGGCGGCGCCGAGGCAGGTCGTCTCGGCGACCATCGGGCGCACCACGGGCGCGTCCAGGAAGTCCGAGAGGGTCTGCATCAGCAGGTTGTTGGAGGTCATGCCGCCGTCGACCTTGAGGGCCGCGAGCTCGACGCCGGAGTCCTTCGTCATGGCGTCGGTGATCTCGCGGGTCTGCCAGGCCGTGGCCTCCAGGACGGCGCGCGCGAGGTGCGCCTTGGTGACGTACCGGGTGAGGCCGGCGATCACACCGCGGGCGTCGGAGCGCCAGTACGGGGCGAACAGTCCGGAGAAGGCCGGCACGAAGTAGGCGCCGCCGTTGTCCTCGACGGAGAGCGCGAGCGTCTCGATCTCGGCGGCGGTGGAGATCAGGCCCATCTGGTCGCGCATCCACTGCACCAGCGAACCGGTGACGGCGATCGAGCCCTCGAGGGCGTAGACCGGCTTCTGGTCGCCGATGCGGTAGCCGACGGTGGTCAGCAGGCCGGAGTACGAGTTGATGATCTTCTCGCCGGTGTTCAGCAACATGAACGTGCCGGTGCCGTACGTGGACTTGGCCTCGCCCTCCGCGAAGCAGGTCTGGCCGAACAGGGCCGCCTGCTGGTCGCCGAGCGCGGAGGCGACCGGGATGCCGCCGAGCAGGTCGCCGAGCCGGCCGCCGGTGACCTCGCCGTAGACCTCGGCGGAGGAGCGGATCTCGGGCAGCATCGCCAGCGGGACGCCGATGGACTCGGCGATCTTGTCGTCCCACTCCAGGGTGTGGAGGTTCATCAGCATGGTGCGGGAGGCGTTGGTGACGTCGGTGTAGTGCTTGCCGCCGTCGACGCCGCCGGTCAGGTTCCAGATGACCCAGGTGTCCATGGTGCCGAAGAGGATGTCGCCCGCCTCGGCGCGCTCGCGCAGGCCCTCGACGTTGTCGAGCAGCCAGCGGGCCTTGGGTCCGGCGAAGTAGGAGGCCAGCGGGAGGCCGGTCTCCCGGCGGAAGCGGTCCTGGCCGACGTTGCGGCCGAGCTCGCGGCAGAGGGCGTCGGTGCGGGTGTCCTGCCAGACGATGGCGTTGTGGACGGGCTGACCGGTGTTCTTGTCCCACAGCAGCGTGGTCTCACGCTGGTTGGTGATGCCGATGGCCTTGATGTCGTCCCGGGTGATGCCGGCCTTCTCGATGGCTCCGGCGACGACTTCCTGGACGTTGGTCCAGATCTCGTTGGCGTCGTGCTCGACCCAGCCCGGCTTCGGGAAGATCTGCTCGTGCTCCTTCTGGTCGACGGAGACGATACGGCCGTCCCGGTCGAAGACGATGCAGCGCGAGGAGGTGGTGCCCTGGTCGATGGCGGCGATGAACGGGCCGGCGGTGTGCGCGTCGGTCACTGAGTGCTCCTGGGGTTTCCGTGGATAAGAGGCTGTCTGTACGGCGCTGCCGAGTACGCGGTGCAGCTGGTGCTCTTAAGCAAAGGCGACGTTGTAGAGGCCTGCAGCGATCGCGCCGCCGATCAGCGGACCGACCACCGGGATCCAGGCGTAGCTCCAGTCGGAGCCGCCCTTGTTGGGCAGGGGCAGGAGGGCGTGCACGATGCGCGGACCGAGGTCGCGGGCCGGGTTGATCGCGTAGCCGGTCGGGCCGCCGAGGGAGAGGCCGATCGACACCACGACGAGCGCGGTGATCAGCGCGCCGAGGTTGCCGAGGCCGTTGCCCTTGTCGTTCAGGCCCTGGGTGAGGACGGCGAGGACCAGCACGACGGTGCCGATGATCTCCGTGGCCAGGTTCTGCCAGACGACCCGGACCTCGGGGCCGGTGGAGAAGACGCCGAGGACCGGGCCGGCGCCCTGCTCCTGTGCCTCGACGGCCTTGACCTTGGTCGACTGCGCGCCCGGACCGCCGACGATCTCCTTGTCGGTGAGGTGCGCGTGGAACTGGCCGTAGTAGGCGACCCAGACCAGGGTGGCGCCGATGGCGGCGCCGAGCAGCTGCCCGGCCCAGTAGACCGGAACGTTGCTCCAGTCGTCGTCCTTGATCGCGAGTGCGAGGGTGACCGCCGGGTTGAGGTGGGCGCCGGAGAGCGGCGCCGAGGTGTAGACAGCCGTCAGAACGGCGAAACCCCACCCGAAGGTGATGGCGAGCCAGCCGGCGTTGCGGGCCTTGGAGGCCTTCAGCGTCACGGCGGCGCAGACGCCGCCGCCGAGCAGGATGAGTATGGCGGTACCGATGGTCTCGCCGATGAAGATGTCGGAGCTGGACACCCGCGACTCCTTTGTCCTTCGTCCAGGGAAGCCGAACCCCGGGTCCCGCCGGGGGTTCGAGCGCCCTCGGGGATGAGAGCGATGCCGGCCTTTGGCGTTGTCACACTCTAGCGCGTATTGCCGTTAGGTGTTCGACAATGTCGACCGATGGACGGGAGTCTTGCCCGGCGGTTACGTGTGCGTCAAGAGTGCCGTTATCGAAAACGCGATCGTTATTGATCGCTGTGAGTTATCGATCTTCGCGTGGGTGCGCACATACTCGCCCCGGATGTCTACTTCGGGCGGCTTTTGCCGGGTATGACGGAGGCCGGAACGTCGTCGGACGTCCCGGCCGGGTCTTACGCACTTCTCAGGAGCGGCGGCCGCCCCGCGGCTCAGAAACGCCCGCCGCCCAGGTCCCTGGAGACCGCGCGGGCGCAGTCGCGCACCGCGGCGATCAGCTCGGGCCGCAGCTCGCCGTCCCGGCCCAGCCGCTCCACGGCGCCGGTGACGCCGACCGCGCCGACGGGCATGCGCCGCCGGTCGTGAATGGGGGCGGCGATGGAGGCGACGCCCTCCCAGGTCTCCTCGACGTCCGCCGCGTACCCGCGCGCGCGGGTCATGTCGAGGATGTGCTCGAACGCCTCCGCGTCGCACACCGTGCGGTCCGTGTACGCCTTGCGCTCGGCCTCCAGGGCCTCGCTGTGCGCCACCGGGTCGTAGGCCGACAGCACCTTGCCGAGGGCTGTGGAGTGCAGCGGCTGCATCGCCCCGATCTCCAGCACCTGCCGGCTGTCGTCCGGCCGGAAGACGTGGTGCACGATCAGCACGCCCTGCTGGTGCAGCACCCCCAGGTGCACGCTCTCGCCGCTGGACCGGGCGAGGTCGTCCGTCCATACCAGGGCACGCGCGCGTAGCTCGTGCACGTCCAGGTAGGTGGTGCCCAGGCGCAGCAGCTCGGCGCCCAGCTGATAGCGCCCGGAGGCGTCGTCCTGCTCGACGAAGCCCTCCTGCTGCAGGGTGCGCAGAATGCCGTGGGCGGTGCCCTTGGCCAGGCCCGTGGACGAGGCGATGTCCGACAGGCCCAGTCGCCGCTCGCCGCCCGCGAGCAGTCGCAGCATCGCGGCCGCACGTTCGACCGACTGGATGTTCCGCGCCATCGCCCTCCCGCCTCCGTCCCCATCGGACCGCCTGCAGGCGGCATCCACTGCCGCCGTTCGGCAATGTCGAACACTACCGGTCCATGCCGACCTCCCGCCAATGGTCGGTCGACACGTGTTCCGCCACGCGTCCCCCGGAAGCAGCAAGGCCGTCGCACGGCCGTGACACCCGCCGCACCCGCCGTGGCCGGGCCCCCGCCCCGCCGCCACACCCGTCCGCCCCGTGGACGCCCCTGACCATAAGGCCTCCGTCCGGCTACCCTGACGGCGTGCGCGCTCCTCGGGAAGCCCCTGCTCCACGCATCCCGAGGTGACGCAAAGCCGACAGCCGTCGCATCTGAGGGAGCCCTTTCATGGCCTCTGTGCCGCCGACCCCTTCCGCCGACAGCCGGACCCGTGTGTCCGCGCTCCGAGAGGCCCTGGCCACCCGAGTGGTGGTGGCCGACGGAGCCATGGGCACCATGCTCCAGGCCCAGGAGCCCACTCTCGAGGACTTCCAGGACCTCGAGGGCTGCAACGAGGTCCTCAACATCACCCGGCCCGACATCGTGCGCTCCGTGCACGAGGAGTACTTCGCCGTCGGCGTGGACTGCGTCGAGACCAACACCTTCGGCGCGAACCACTCCGCCATGGCCGAGTACGACATCGCCGAGCGGGTGCACGAACTGTCCGAGGCCGGCGCCCGCATCGCCCGCGAGACCGCCGACGCCTTCGCCGCCCGCGACGGGCGCACCCGCTGGGTCCTCGGCTCGATCGGCCCCGGCACCAAGCTGCCCACCCTCGGCCACATCGGCTACGGCACCCTGCGCGACGGCTTCCAGGCCAATGCCGAGGGCCTGCTCGCCGGCGGCGCCGACGCCCTGATCGTCGAGACCACCCAGGACCTCCTCCAGACGAAGTCGTCGATCCTGGGCGCCAGGCGCGCGATGGAGGCGACCGGCGCCGACGTGCCGCTGCTGGTGTCCATGGCGTTCGAGACGACCGGCACGATGCTGCTCGGCTCCGAGATCGGCGCCGCACTCACCGCGCTGGAGCCGCTCGGCATCGACCTGATCGGCCTGAACTGCTCCACCGGCCCCGCCGAGATGAGCGAGCACCTGCGCTACCTGGCCCGGCACTCCCGCACCCCGCTGCTGTGCATGCCGAACGCCGGACTGCCGATCCTCACCAAGGACGGCGCCCACTTCCCGCTGGACGCCGAAGGCCTGGCCGACGCCCAGGAGAACTTCGTCCGCGACTACGGGCTGAACCTCATCGGCGGCTGCTGCGGAACCACCCCCGAGCACCTGCGACAGGTCGTCGAACGCGTCCGCGGCCTCGAGCCCGCCGAGCGCAGCCCCCGCCCCGAGCCCGGCGCCGCCTCCCTCTACCAGAGCGTGCCCTTCCGCCAGGACACCTCCTACCTGGCGATCGGCGAACGCACCAACGCCAACGGATCCAAGAAGTTCCGCGAGGCCATGCTGGCCGGCCGCTGGGACGACTGCGTGGAGATGGCCCGCGAGCAGATCCGCGAGGGCGCGCACCTGCTGGACCTGTGCGTGGACTACGTCGGCCGCGACGGCGTCGCCGACATGGAGGAACTCGCCGGCCGCTTCGCCACCGCCTCCACCCTGCCGATCGTCCTGGACTCCACCGAGGTCGAGGTCATCCGGGCCGGCCTGGAGAAGCTCGGCGGCCGCGCCGTGATCAACTCGGTGAACTACGAGGACGGCGACGGCCCCGAGTCCCGTTTCGCCAAGGTCACCAAACTGGCCCAGGAGCACGGCGCGGCACTGATCGCGCTGACGATCGACGAGGTCGGCCAGGCCCGCACCCCCGAGAAGAAGGTCGAGATCGCCGAACGGCTCATCGCCGACCTGACCGGCAACTGGGGCATCCTCGAGTCGGACATCCTCATCGACACCCTGACCTTCACCATCTGCACCGGCCAGGAGGAGTCCCGCGGCGACGGCGTCGCCACCATCGAGGCGATCCGCGAGCTCAAGCGCCGGCACCCCGACGTGCAGACCACCCTGGGTCTGTCGAACATCTCGTTCGGCCTCAACCCGGCCGCCCGCATCCTGCTGAACTCCGTCTTCCTCGACGAGTGCGTCAAGGCGGGCCTCGACTCCGCGATCGTCCACGCCTCGAAGATCCTGCCCATCGCCCGCTTCAGCGAGGAGGAGGTGCAGACCGCCCTCGACCTGATCCACGACCGGCGGGCCGAGGGCTACGACCCCCTCCAGAAGCTCATGCAGCTCTTCGAGGGCGCCACCGCCAAGTCCCTCAAGGCCGGCCGGGCCGAGGAACTGGCCGCGCTGCCCCTGGAGGAGCGCCTCAAGCGCCGCATCATCGACGGCGAGCGCAACGGCCTCGAAGCCGACCTCGACGAGGCGCTGCAGAGCCGGCCCGCCCTCGACATCGTCAACGAGACCCTCCTGGACGGCATGAAGGTCGTCGGCGAGCTGTTCGGCTCCGGCCAGATGCAGCTGCCGTTCGTGCTGCAGTCCGCCGAGGTCATGAAGGCGGCGGTGGCCCATCTCGAGCCGCACATGGAGAAGTCCGACGACGACGGCAAGGGCACCATCGTGCTCGCCACGGTCCGCGGCGACGTCCACGACATCGGCAAGAACCTCGTCGACATCATCCTGTCCAACAACGGCTACAACGTCGTCAACCTCGGCATCAAGCAGCCGGTCTCCGCGATCCTGGACGCCGCCGCCGAGCACCGTGCCGACGTCATCGGCATGTCCGGCCTGCTGGTCAAGTCCACGGTGATCATGAAGGAGAACCTGGAGGAGCTCAACCAGCGCGGACTCGCGGCGGACTACCCGGTCATCCTCGGCGGCGCCGCGCTGACCCGGGCCTACGTCGAGCAGGACCTGCACGAGATCTACGGGGGCGAGGTCCGCTACGCCCGCGACGCCTTCGAGGGCCTACGCCTCATGGACGCCCTGATCGGCGTCAAGCGGGGCGTGCCCGGCGCGAAGCTGCCCGAACTCCGGCAGCGCCGGGTGCGCGCGAGCGCCGCCCCCGCCGAGGTCGAGGAGCGGCCCGAGGAGGGGCACGTCCGCTCCGACGTGGCCACCGACAACCCCGTGCCGAAGGCGCCCTTCGAGGGCACCCGCGTCATCAAGGGCATCCAGCTCAAGGAGTACGCCTCCTGGCTCGACGAGGGCGCCCTCTTCAAGGGCCAGTGGGGCCTCAAGCAGGCCCGCACCGGCGACGGCCCGACCTACGAGGAACTCGTCGAGAGCGAGGGCCGGCCCCGGCTGCGCGGCCTGCTGGACAAGCTGCAGACCGAGAACCTCCTCGAGGCCGCCGTGGTCTACGGCTACTTCCCCTGCGTCTCCAAGGACGACGACCTGATCATCCTGGACGAACGGGGCAACGAGCGGACCCGTTTCACCTTCCCCCGTCAGCGCCGCGGCCGCCGGCTGTGCCTGGCCGACTTCTTCCGCCCGGAGGAGTCGGGCGAGACCGACGTGGTCGGCCTGCAGGTCGTCACCGTCGGCTCGCGCATCGGCGAGGAGACGGCCAAGCTCTTCGCGTCGAACTCCTACCGCGACTACCTCGAACTGCACGGGCTGTCCGTGCAGCTGGCCGAGGCCCTCGCCGAGTACTGGCACGCGCGCGTGCGCTCGGAACTCGGCTTCGCCGGCGAGGACCCGGCCGACGTCGAGGACATGTTCGCCCTGAAGTACCGCGGCGCCCGCTTCTCCCTCGGCTACGGCGCCTGCCCCGACCTGGAGGACCGCGCCAAGATCGCCGAGCTGCTCCAGCCCGAGCGGATCGGCGTCCACCTGTCCGAGGAGTTCCAGCTCCACCCCGAGCAGTCCACGGACGCCATCGTGATCCACCACCCCGAGGCGAAGTACTTCAACGCACGGTGAGGCGAAGCACCTCGACGCACGGTGACATGACACGAGCGTGCCGCCCGGCACGCTGATCCGACAAGTCGTACACTGGTCGGTCCACTGCAGGCCGGTTCCCCCAGCGGGAGCCGGCCTGCTCGTCCCTCAAGGAGGTACGCGGATGACCAGTACGGTTCCCGCGCCAGTAACCCGCACGGCCGAGGGCTCCGCCCTGCAGGCCGTGCTCCTCGACATGGACGGCACCCTGGTGGACACCGAGGGTTTCTGGTGGGACGTCGAGGTCGAGGTCTTCGGCGCACTCGGACACACCCTCGACGACTCCTGGCGTCACGTCGTGGTCGGCGGCCCGATGAGCCGCAGCGCCGGGTTCCTGATCGAGGCGACCGGGGCCGACGTCACCGTCGGAGAACTCACCGTCCTGCTCAACGAGGGGTTCGAGGACCGCATCACCCGCGCCCTGCCGCTGATGCCGGGTGCGGCCCGGCTGCTCGCCGAGCTGACCGAGCACGAGGTGCCCACCGCCCTCGTCTCCGCCTCCCACCGGCGCATCATCGACCGCGTGATCGCCTCGCTCGGCGTCGAGCACTTCCGTCTCAGCGTCGCCGGCGACGAGGTCGCCCACACCAAGCCGCATCCCGACCCCTACCTGTTCGCCGCCGCCGGACTCGGCGTGGACCCCACGAGATGCGCGGTCGTCGAGGACACCGCGACGGGCGTCGCCTCGGCGGAGGCCGCGGGCTGCCTCGTGGTCGCGGTGCCCTCGGTGGCGCCGATCGCCCCCGCGTCCCGACGTACCGTCGTCTCCTCGCTCGAACAGGTCGACCTGTCTTTTCTGCGTGGCCTGATGCCGCTCGACTGATCACCGCGACGACCATTCGTGATCGCCCGATGACGGAAATGCAGCGGCCTTCACCCAGCGTGCACCGCCGATAACCAGGAATTCGGCGGGTGTGCCGCACACGGAATTCGGATCTTCATCGGCCGCTGCGCGACGGCCGAATTCCACCCGCCCTCCGAACCCCGTCGAGCTGTGACGTTCCCCACCCGACCGGGGCTCGACAGATGACTCTCCGTGTGCATCCCCGCCTTGCCGGGGGCGCTCACGGGTGTCTTTGTGTCCCGATTGGTAAGCGGCTGTACGAATCCTTCCGCAGACGGCTGTTCAGCGCGTCCACAGCCGGTTTCGCTGCGTGATGGGCTTTCAACTCCGGTGGCCGCGAACCCTCCTGCCGGCGCGGACTAATCTCGTTGCGAGAACATCGCCTACCCCCGTGATCCGCTGCGCCACCCCTGCATGCCGGGTACACGGACCGACAGCTCTGGAGAAACTCGAGCATGAACCGCAAGACTTTGGTGCTGCCGGCCGTGGTCGGTCTGCTCGCGCCCGTGCTCGCCGCCTGCGGAGGGTCCGAAAGCGGCAGCGGCGGCGGCGACGCCATCGTCGTGGGCACCACCGACCGGTTCACCGCCACCAAGGACGCCCCGGCCCCGCTCGACCCGGCGTACTCCTACGACGTCGGCACCTGGAACATCCTGCGCCAGACCGTGCAGACCCTGATGATCCAGCCCAAGGGCGAGGGCGAGCCCGTCCCGGAGGCGGCCGAGAGCTGCGGCTTCACCGACACCGGCAACGAGCGCTATGCCTGCAAGCTGCGCAGCGGCCTGCAGTTCGCCGACGGCGACGACGTCACGGCGAAGGACGTCAAGTTCTCCATCGACCGCGCCCGCGCCATCAAGGCCGACTCCGGCGTGTTCGCCCTGCTGTCGACCATCGACACCATCGAAACGCAGGGCGACAACGAAGTCATCTTCCATCTCAAGACCGCCGACGCCACCTTCCCCTTCAAGCTGTCGACCCCGGTCGCCGGCATCGTCAACCCCGACGACTACGACAAGGGCAAGCTGCGCGACGGGTTCGCGGTCGACGGATCGGGCCCCTACATCCTCAAGGCCGACACCGACGGCGACGAGATGACCAAGGCCGTGTTCACCAGGAACCCCCACTACAAGGGGACGCTGAAGGTGAACAACGACGAGGTCGACATGGTGTCCTACAAGGACGCCGACGCCATGGGCACCGCTCTCGAAAAGGGCGACGTCGACCTCATGACCCGCACCATGTCGCCGGAGCAGATCAAGAAGCTCTCCGAGGCGTCCGCCGGCGGAGACATCGACCTGGTCGAACTGAACGGCCTCGAGATCCGCTACCTCGCGTTCGACACCACGGACCCGGCCGTCAAGTCCAAGGCCGTCCGCCAGGCCATGGCCCAGATCATCAACCGCAACGAGCTCGTGTCCAAGGTCTACGGCTCCCAGGCCGAACCCCTCTACTCGCTCGTCCCGGCCAGCCTCACC
The window above is part of the Streptomyces sp. NBC_00425 genome. Proteins encoded here:
- a CDS encoding FadR/GntR family transcriptional regulator, encoding MAVTDEAIEKIKGMIVSGALRPGDRLPKESELAADLGLSRNSLREAVRALSLIRILDVRQGDGTYVTSLDPQLLLEALSFVVDFHRDDTVLEFLAVRRILEPAATAMAALRISEQQLDALDAQLDKLGTEPSVEELVAGDLEFHRGIVQSAGNSVLCSLLDGLSGPTTRARIWRGLTQEDAVAGTLREHRAILAALRDRDAEAARSWATVHIASVEQWLRSTL
- a CDS encoding glycerol-3-phosphate dehydrogenase/oxidase — encoded protein: MTSQSTLQSVPALGTRPASGSNPSRAETREQLSKASYDLLVIGGGILGISTAWHAAQSGLRVALVDAGDFAGATSSASSKLLHGGLRYLQTGAVKLVAENHFERRAVSRQVAPHLANPLTFYLPVYKGGPHGAAKLGAGVFAYSALSAFGDGVGHLLSPAKAAQDVPELRTDNLKAVAVYGDDQMNDARMALMTVRAAVEAGAVVLNHAEVSGLRFTKGRVTGADLRDRLSGDEFGVNARLVLNATGPWVDHLRKMEDPNAAPSIRLSKGAHLVLKRTAPWRAALATPIDKYRITFALPWEDMLLLGTTDEEFEGDPADVAVTEKDTAQILDEAAFSVRDQQLDRDLITYAFAGLRVLPGGPGDTAKAKRETVVTEGRGGMLSVAGGKWTTFRHIGRTVMQKLEALPGHPLGDDFEPISSLPKKMPLPGVANPRAVAHRLLVDNPAPGPRMAADTAKHLATHYGSLAFDIARLANDNPELGARVHPDAPEIWAQVVYARDNEWAETADDVLRRRTTLTIRGLATDDVRAGVQDLLDKK
- the glpK gene encoding glycerol kinase GlpK, whose product is MTDAHTAGPFIAAIDQGTTSSRCIVFDRDGRIVSVDQKEHEQIFPKPGWVEHDANEIWTNVQEVVAGAIEKAGITRDDIKAIGITNQRETTLLWDKNTGQPVHNAIVWQDTRTDALCRELGRNVGQDRFRRETGLPLASYFAGPKARWLLDNVEGLRERAEAGDILFGTMDTWVIWNLTGGVDGGKHYTDVTNASRTMLMNLHTLEWDDKIAESIGVPLAMLPEIRSSAEVYGEVTGGRLGDLLGGIPVASALGDQQAALFGQTCFAEGEAKSTYGTGTFMLLNTGEKIINSYSGLLTTVGYRIGDQKPVYALEGSIAVTGSLVQWMRDQMGLISTAAEIETLALSVEDNGGAYFVPAFSGLFAPYWRSDARGVIAGLTRYVTKAHLARAVLEATAWQTREITDAMTKDSGVELAALKVDGGMTSNNLLMQTLSDFLDAPVVRPMVAETTCLGAAYAAGLAVGFWTNTDDLRANWRRAAEWTPRMDAETRDREYKSWLKAVERTMGWLEDEE
- a CDS encoding MIP/aquaporin family protein; translated protein: MSSSDIFIGETIGTAILILLGGGVCAAVTLKASKARNAGWLAITFGWGFAVLTAVYTSAPLSGAHLNPAVTLALAIKDDDWSNVPVYWAGQLLGAAIGATLVWVAYYGQFHAHLTDKEIVGGPGAQSTKVKAVEAQEQGAGPVLGVFSTGPEVRVVWQNLATEIIGTVVLVLAVLTQGLNDKGNGLGNLGALITALVVVSIGLSLGGPTGYAINPARDLGPRIVHALLPLPNKGGSDWSYAWIPVVGPLIGGAIAAGLYNVAFA
- a CDS encoding IclR family transcriptional regulator, whose amino-acid sequence is MARNIQSVERAAAMLRLLAGGERRLGLSDIASSTGLAKGTAHGILRTLQQEGFVEQDDASGRYQLGAELLRLGTTYLDVHELRARALVWTDDLARSSGESVHLGVLHQQGVLIVHHVFRPDDSRQVLEIGAMQPLHSTALGKVLSAYDPVAHSEALEAERKAYTDRTVCDAEAFEHILDMTRARGYAADVEETWEGVASIAAPIHDRRRMPVGAVGVTGAVERLGRDGELRPELIAAVRDCARAVSRDLGGGRF
- the metH gene encoding methionine synthase, which gives rise to MASVPPTPSADSRTRVSALREALATRVVVADGAMGTMLQAQEPTLEDFQDLEGCNEVLNITRPDIVRSVHEEYFAVGVDCVETNTFGANHSAMAEYDIAERVHELSEAGARIARETADAFAARDGRTRWVLGSIGPGTKLPTLGHIGYGTLRDGFQANAEGLLAGGADALIVETTQDLLQTKSSILGARRAMEATGADVPLLVSMAFETTGTMLLGSEIGAALTALEPLGIDLIGLNCSTGPAEMSEHLRYLARHSRTPLLCMPNAGLPILTKDGAHFPLDAEGLADAQENFVRDYGLNLIGGCCGTTPEHLRQVVERVRGLEPAERSPRPEPGAASLYQSVPFRQDTSYLAIGERTNANGSKKFREAMLAGRWDDCVEMAREQIREGAHLLDLCVDYVGRDGVADMEELAGRFATASTLPIVLDSTEVEVIRAGLEKLGGRAVINSVNYEDGDGPESRFAKVTKLAQEHGAALIALTIDEVGQARTPEKKVEIAERLIADLTGNWGILESDILIDTLTFTICTGQEESRGDGVATIEAIRELKRRHPDVQTTLGLSNISFGLNPAARILLNSVFLDECVKAGLDSAIVHASKILPIARFSEEEVQTALDLIHDRRAEGYDPLQKLMQLFEGATAKSLKAGRAEELAALPLEERLKRRIIDGERNGLEADLDEALQSRPALDIVNETLLDGMKVVGELFGSGQMQLPFVLQSAEVMKAAVAHLEPHMEKSDDDGKGTIVLATVRGDVHDIGKNLVDIILSNNGYNVVNLGIKQPVSAILDAAAEHRADVIGMSGLLVKSTVIMKENLEELNQRGLAADYPVILGGAALTRAYVEQDLHEIYGGEVRYARDAFEGLRLMDALIGVKRGVPGAKLPELRQRRVRASAAPAEVEERPEEGHVRSDVATDNPVPKAPFEGTRVIKGIQLKEYASWLDEGALFKGQWGLKQARTGDGPTYEELVESEGRPRLRGLLDKLQTENLLEAAVVYGYFPCVSKDDDLIILDERGNERTRFTFPRQRRGRRLCLADFFRPEESGETDVVGLQVVTVGSRIGEETAKLFASNSYRDYLELHGLSVQLAEALAEYWHARVRSELGFAGEDPADVEDMFALKYRGARFSLGYGACPDLEDRAKIAELLQPERIGVHLSEEFQLHPEQSTDAIVIHHPEAKYFNAR
- a CDS encoding HAD family hydrolase, translating into MTSTVPAPVTRTAEGSALQAVLLDMDGTLVDTEGFWWDVEVEVFGALGHTLDDSWRHVVVGGPMSRSAGFLIEATGADVTVGELTVLLNEGFEDRITRALPLMPGAARLLAELTEHEVPTALVSASHRRIIDRVIASLGVEHFRLSVAGDEVAHTKPHPDPYLFAAAGLGVDPTRCAVVEDTATGVASAEAAGCLVVAVPSVAPIAPASRRTVVSSLEQVDLSFLRGLMPLD